A window of Coregonus clupeaformis isolate EN_2021a chromosome 28, ASM2061545v1, whole genome shotgun sequence contains these coding sequences:
- the LOC121542426 gene encoding caspase-2-like — protein sequence MRNTKRGSWFIQELNSALRFRARDTHLSDILVQVNGRIKEREGYAHGTPHHRCKEMSEFTSSLCKDLYLFPKYHPQY from the exons ATGAGGAACACCAAGAGAGGATCCTGGTTCATCCAAGAGCTCAACTCAGCACTCCGCTTCAGAGCCAGAGACACACACCTATCAGACATACTGGTGCAg GTGAATGGTCGTATTAAAGAAAGAGAAGGCTATGCTCATGGCACCCCCCACCATCGCTGTAAGGAGATGTCTGAATTCACCAGCTCCCTCTGCAAAGACCTCTACCTGTTCCCCAAGTACCACCCTcagtactga